From the genome of Spinacia oleracea cultivar Varoflay chromosome 2, BTI_SOV_V1, whole genome shotgun sequence, one region includes:
- the LOC110779211 gene encoding uncharacterized protein codes for MLFGFSLRDKAQTWLNDVKQTEWSAISQAFLEEFFPPTKTAEIRHKLTTFTQEPGESLREAWDRFKALQRSCYDFLANVAANHYSTTRTTSKRGKMDVDAYALLSSQVAALNLKIDALKSPQSGTPPMSINAMSSVAPVTTSYYEVCGIQGYFGHECSYSPQDTTQMEQQQWSQPQFHPPHTHVARPPFSQGASHNAPPGFNRPPHQGYQQQPPQINATLEPNMGDLYKLIANMQKSSEISQKNHDESIKEFKNQNRMLENQVAQFADTLSKRQPGKLPGQSTSSQGHTRESACAIVLRSGTTYDAPLVPTDFTDLEKGREEARRKKERVKEKAFDDSLPFVPRLPFPHRQYKSKGDHQSGEEAYVDRKTVDVGVETPGVENELEKKESGKEKVTNSPPFAPTLPYPHRMQKTKVDQQFGKFLAMVKNLEELITKKRDLGGVERVALSEECSAMLQNKSPPKLKDPGSFSIPCHIGALFIDKALCDLGASVSVIPLSIYKKLNMGELKCTTITLRMADHSIKYPLGVLEDVPVRVGKFYIPVDFVVLDIAEDNQIPIILGRPFLHTAGAVIDVKKGRLTLTVGDDNVSFNLSHEMKSPMQEVSCSLIASNAKLPHSYSRNSSTNALGLKEFAGDDDPGDAVDASPIVGARSSVLDSTKFKVNDQRLKLYTEKAFIGNLEMAYLSNPPIDA; via the exons atgttgtttggttttagcctTCGTGATAAGGCTCAAACATGGTTGAACGATGTCAAGCAGACAGAGTGGAGTGCTATTTCACAAGCCTTTCTAGAAGAATTCTTTCCACCCACCAAGACTGCTGAAATAAGACACAAGTTGACTACATTCACGCAAGAACCTGGAGAGTCACTTCGAGAAGCCTGGGATAGATTCAAGGCTTTGCAGCGGTCGT GTTATGATTTCCTTGCCAATGTTGCTGCCAATCACTATAGCACCACCAGAACCACATCTAAAAGGGGAAAGATGGACGTTGATGCTTATGCTCTATTGTCCTCACAAGTGGCAGCCTTGAACCTAAAGATCGATGCTTTGAAGTCCCCTCAGTCTGGTACTCCCCCAATGAGTATCAATGCTATGTCTAGTGTAGCTCCAGTGACAACTTCTTACTACGAAGTTTGTGGCATCCAAGGTTACTTTGGTCATGAGTGCTCTTATAGTCCGCAAGATACCACCCAAATGGAACAA CAACAATGGTCACAACCACAGTTCCATCCACCTCATACACATGTTGCTAGGCCTCCATTCTCACAAGGAGCCTCACATAATGCTCCCCCGGGGTTTAATAGACCTCCACACCAAGGCTATCAACAACAACCTCCTCAGATCAATGCTACTTTAGAGCCTAACATGGGTGATCTGTACAAGCTCATAGCGAATATGCAGAAGTCCTCAGAGATCTCTCAAAAGAATCACGATGAGAGCATAAAGGAGTTCAAGAATCAAAATAGAATGTTGGAGAACCAAGTTGCTCAATTCGCTGATACTTTGTCAAAAAGGCAACCGGGCAAACTTCCAGGGCAATCTACTTCATCTCAAGGTCACACTAGAGAGAGTGCTTGTGCCATTGTTCTTCGGAGTGGTACTACATATGATGCCCCCTTGGTACCTACTGATTTTACGGATCTCGAAAAGGGGAGAGAGGAGGCTAGAAGAAAGAAGGAAAGAGTCAAGGAGAAGGCTTTTGATGATTCTCTCCCTTTTGTTCCTCGATTGCCATTTCCTCATCGACAATATAAGTCAAAGGGTGATCATCAATCTGGTGAAGAGGCATATGTTGACAGAAAGACCGTAGATGTAGGGGTTGAAACCCCGGGTGTTGAGAATGAACTAGAGAAGAAGGAAAGCGGCAAGGAAAAGGTTACTAATTCTCCCCCTTTTGCACCTACACTACCATATCCTCACCGAATGCAGAAAACAAAAGTTGATCAACAGTTCGGTAAgttcttggctatggttaagaATCTTGAG gaattaatcaCTAAGAAAAGGGATCTTGGTGGTGTAGAGAGAGTGGCTCTATCTGAGGAGTGTAGTGCTATgttacaaaacaagtctccCCCTAAATTAAAGGACCCCGGTAGTTTCTCCATCCCTTGTCATATAGGTGCTTTATTCATTGATAAGGctctatgtgatttaggtgctagtgtgtccgTCATTCCCCTCTctatttataaaaagttgaacaTGGGAGAATTGAAATGTACCACCATTACTCTGCGAATGGCCGACCATTCTattaaataccccttaggtgttttagaagacGTCCCCgtgagagtaggtaaattctatattccCGTAGACTTTGTTGTGCTTGACATAGCAGAGGACAATCAGATTCCAATAATCTTAGGTAGGCCATTCCTTCATACTGCAGGGGCAGTTATTGATGTTAAGAAAGGGAGGCTAACCTTGACTGTAGGGGATGACAACGTGAGCTTTAACTTGTCTCATGAGATGAAAAGTCCAATGCAAGAAGTATCTTGTTCTTTGATTGCCTCTAATGCTAAGTTGCCTCATTCTTATTCTAGAAATTCTTCAACTAATGCACTTGGTTTGAAAGAGTTTGCAGGTGATGATGATCCTGGTGATGCAGTTGATGCTAGTCCAATAGTTGGAGCAAGAAGTTCGGTACTCGATAGCACAAAGTTCAAAGTGAACGACCAACGGTTGAAGCTATACACTGAAAAAGCGTTCATTGGAAATTTGGAGATGGCCTATCTCTCCAATCCACCCATCGACGCTTGA